Proteins from a single region of Demequina sp. NBRC 110054:
- a CDS encoding Wzz/FepE/Etk N-terminal domain-containing protein, whose translation MELDYYLKAIRRGWWRIVLAALLGAALGAAYLVISPKTYDATARVVVAANDPTSIPDAQSGAQFVSSMATTVAAMIVSPVVLEPVAEELGEALSPTELASMITVETESETGLLTVRVRTDDAQVAAEVATAVAESASATVPEQVGGTNSEGDDLLRVDVLSTPEPPSRPTSPSTKGVMVIAVLIGVTVGLALAIAVYASDRRIRRVEDLAASGTSALAVIPGGSRSDAGSLRVDDRAAAAYQTLRTAVAAGSDGARSSILVAPLTRGEHDADVPARLAAAYARAGRRTLVIDLDAGSAALAAILGLPQAPGAFEILARGAGPDEAIIETAEVGLWAMRAGEPEGSPADGLAGPTLDHLLNWAEARFEAVVLSAPAVLDRPDASVVAGCAGRVLVTVKSGRDDTDGLRRGLDVLATASGTVLGVALVDPPHAH comes from the coding sequence ATGGAGCTCGACTACTACCTCAAGGCGATCCGCCGCGGCTGGTGGCGCATCGTCCTCGCCGCGCTCCTGGGCGCCGCGCTCGGCGCGGCCTACCTGGTGATCTCCCCCAAGACCTACGACGCGACGGCGCGCGTCGTCGTCGCCGCGAACGACCCTACGAGCATCCCCGACGCGCAGTCAGGAGCACAGTTCGTCTCCTCGATGGCCACGACGGTCGCGGCCATGATCGTGTCCCCGGTGGTGCTCGAGCCCGTGGCCGAGGAGCTCGGGGAGGCGCTCTCACCGACGGAGCTCGCCTCGATGATCACGGTCGAGACCGAGTCCGAGACGGGCCTGCTGACAGTGAGAGTGCGCACGGACGATGCTCAGGTCGCCGCCGAGGTCGCGACGGCAGTCGCCGAGTCGGCGAGCGCCACGGTCCCCGAGCAGGTCGGCGGCACGAACAGCGAGGGCGACGACCTCCTCCGCGTGGACGTGCTGAGCACCCCCGAGCCGCCGAGCAGGCCGACCAGCCCGAGCACGAAGGGCGTCATGGTGATCGCGGTCCTCATCGGCGTCACCGTAGGACTCGCGCTGGCGATCGCGGTGTACGCCTCGGATCGCAGGATCCGGCGGGTCGAGGACCTCGCCGCCTCGGGCACCTCCGCGCTCGCCGTCATCCCCGGCGGGTCGCGGTCCGACGCCGGTTCCCTGCGCGTCGACGACAGGGCCGCAGCCGCGTACCAGACGCTTCGCACCGCCGTGGCGGCGGGCTCGGACGGCGCGCGATCGAGCATCCTCGTGGCCCCGCTCACGCGGGGCGAGCATGACGCCGACGTCCCCGCACGGCTCGCGGCGGCCTACGCACGCGCGGGCCGCCGCACGCTCGTGATCGACCTCGACGCTGGCAGCGCCGCGCTGGCCGCGATCCTGGGACTGCCCCAGGCGCCCGGAGCCTTCGAGATCCTCGCGCGCGGCGCCGGCCCCGACGAGGCGATCATCGAGACCGCCGAGGTCGGCCTGTGGGCGATGCGCGCCGGCGAGCCCGAGGGCAGCCCCGCGGACGGCCTCGCCGGGCCCACGCTCGACCACCTGCTCAACTGGGCCGAGGCCAGGTTCGAGGCCGTCGTGCTCAGCGCGCCCGCCGTCCTCGACCGCCCCGACGCCTCGGTCGTGGCGGGATGCGCAGGGCGCGTGCTCGTCACAGTGAAGTCCGGCAGGGACGACACAGACGGGCTGCGCCGAGGCCTGGATGTTCTCGCGACCGCGAGCGGGACGGTGCTTGGCGTCGCGCTGGTCGACCCGCCTCACGCGCATTGA
- a CDS encoding HU family DNA-binding protein: MNKNELIERIGERAELSKDAVAAVLAGFEAEAAEALGRGDDVRLPGFLTIETAQRSARTGRNPQTGAAIEIPAQTVAKVSAGSKLKAAARGA, translated from the coding sequence ATGAACAAGAACGAACTGATCGAACGGATCGGCGAGCGTGCCGAGCTGTCGAAGGACGCCGTGGCCGCGGTGCTCGCCGGCTTCGAGGCGGAGGCCGCCGAGGCCCTCGGTCGCGGCGACGACGTGCGCCTGCCCGGCTTCCTTACGATCGAGACGGCTCAGCGCTCGGCTCGCACCGGTCGCAACCCTCAGACGGGCGCGGCGATCGAGATCCCCGCGCAGACCGTCGCGAAGGTCAGCGCAGGAAGCAAGCTCAAGGCGGCGGCGCGGGGCGCGTAG
- a CDS encoding YibE/F family protein: protein MSDERPRASERTSIVLGSAVAAVVFLTLVGAMVVWPSSWDMLGSMQTVEDGAQWVTGEVTSENADDGTWGVIIDGEESEGEQTLLETGDPTLEIETGDIIRALQLEDGTLVFSDFERNTPILLLFLLYVVVVLAVARWRGLGSLLGLALAFGIIIFFTAPALLDGGNPLIVGLVTGSGALFVLLYLAHGVNARTTTAYLGTLAGLSVTALLAWWAVDASQLTGIWSEEGVHLEFWYRGVSLPGLVLCGIILAGLGVLNDVTITQASAVWELRAARPDMGRRELFSRGMRIGRDHIASTVYTIAFAYVGAALPTILFVSMYQQSIGLTLTSADIAEEVVRTLVGSIGLVLAVPLTTLIGAAVVGQDAVVMDDAAAGGDGEVAGDAGVRDDAAVADVADDASGETSVNGPDA from the coding sequence ATGAGCGACGAGCGGCCGCGCGCGAGCGAGCGCACGTCGATCGTGCTCGGCTCCGCCGTCGCGGCGGTGGTGTTCCTCACGCTCGTCGGCGCGATGGTCGTATGGCCCAGCTCATGGGACATGCTCGGCTCGATGCAGACCGTCGAGGACGGCGCGCAATGGGTCACGGGTGAGGTCACGTCGGAGAACGCGGACGACGGCACGTGGGGCGTCATCATCGATGGCGAGGAGTCCGAGGGCGAGCAGACGCTGCTCGAGACGGGCGACCCGACGCTCGAGATCGAGACCGGTGACATCATCCGGGCGCTTCAGCTCGAGGACGGGACGCTGGTCTTCTCCGACTTCGAGCGCAACACCCCCATCCTGCTGCTGTTCCTGCTGTACGTCGTCGTGGTGCTCGCGGTCGCGCGATGGCGGGGCCTCGGCTCGCTGCTCGGCCTCGCGCTCGCGTTCGGCATCATCATCTTCTTCACCGCGCCCGCGCTGCTCGACGGCGGCAACCCGCTCATCGTCGGGCTCGTGACGGGCTCGGGGGCGCTGTTCGTGCTGCTCTATCTCGCGCACGGGGTCAACGCGCGCACGACGACCGCCTACCTCGGCACGCTCGCGGGGCTGTCGGTCACGGCGCTGCTCGCGTGGTGGGCCGTCGACGCCTCGCAGCTCACGGGCATCTGGAGCGAGGAGGGGGTGCACCTCGAGTTCTGGTACCGGGGCGTCTCGCTTCCGGGGCTCGTGCTGTGCGGCATCATCCTCGCGGGGCTCGGCGTGCTCAACGACGTGACGATCACACAGGCCTCGGCCGTGTGGGAGCTGCGCGCGGCGCGCCCCGACATGGGAAGGCGCGAGCTGTTCAGCCGCGGCATGCGCATCGGTCGCGACCACATCGCCTCGACGGTCTACACGATCGCGTTCGCGTACGTGGGCGCCGCGCTGCCGACCATCCTCTTCGTGTCGATGTACCAGCAGAGCATCGGGCTGACGTTGACGAGTGCCGACATCGCCGAGGAGGTCGTGCGCACGCTCGTCGGCTCGATCGGCCTCGTCCTCGCGGTGCCGCTCACGACGCTGATCGGCGCGGCGGTGGTCGGTCAGGACGCGGTGGTCATGGACGATGCCGCAGCCGGGGGCGACGGCGAGGTCGCGGGCGATGCCGGGGTCAGGGACGATGCGGCGGTCGCCGACGTCGCGGACGATGCGTCGGGGGAGACCTCGGTCAACGGCCCAGACGCCTGA
- the rpmF gene encoding 50S ribosomal protein L32 codes for MAVPKRKMSRSNTRKRRAQWKAEQPALVPVTVDGITHRVPRPLVRAVQKGLVDPDHR; via the coding sequence ATGGCAGTTCCCAAGCGCAAGATGTCGCGCTCGAACACCCGCAAGCGCCGTGCGCAGTGGAAGGCCGAGCAGCCGGCCCTGGTCCCCGTCACCGTCGACGGCATCACCCATCGGGTGCCGCGACCCCTGGTTCGCGCGGTCCAGAAGGGCCTCGTGGATCCTGATCACCGGTAG
- a CDS encoding glycosyltransferase family 2 protein, with the protein MSTDNRRPLTAAIILASAGRPQLLDDIASRLMDQTVEPVARIVSVPGEDSLPAGLPPEWTVVTGTKGLAAQRNAGLDALGDGADVVLFFDDDAIVRRDYVEEALAFFATHPEFVGLTGRVLLDGAASRTYGEVPLEEADRLVTESESEPLTGGFAPGRTLFGANFAFHRAKVPDIRFDGRLPLYSWLEDHDFARRLMRSGGIAHVEDCVIVHRGAASGGRTNHVRLGYSQMMNPIYLHRSGSFPLWLAAWEVFRPTSKNVVHSIGGPAAEWRRERLKGNGMALGDVLRGRLTPERITAL; encoded by the coding sequence ATGAGCACCGACAACAGAAGGCCGCTCACCGCGGCGATCATCCTGGCCTCGGCCGGACGCCCCCAGCTGCTCGACGACATCGCATCCCGCCTCATGGATCAGACGGTCGAGCCCGTGGCGCGCATCGTCTCCGTGCCGGGCGAGGACAGCCTGCCCGCCGGGCTCCCGCCCGAGTGGACCGTCGTCACCGGCACGAAGGGCCTGGCCGCCCAGCGCAACGCCGGGCTCGACGCGCTCGGTGACGGCGCCGACGTCGTCCTGTTCTTCGACGACGACGCGATCGTGCGACGCGACTACGTCGAGGAGGCGCTCGCCTTCTTCGCGACGCACCCGGAGTTCGTAGGGCTCACGGGCCGCGTGCTGCTCGACGGCGCGGCGAGCCGGACCTACGGCGAGGTGCCGCTCGAGGAGGCGGACCGGCTCGTGACCGAGTCGGAGTCCGAGCCGCTCACGGGAGGCTTCGCGCCCGGTCGCACGCTGTTCGGCGCGAACTTCGCGTTCCACCGCGCGAAGGTGCCCGACATCCGCTTCGACGGTCGGCTGCCGCTGTACTCATGGCTCGAGGACCACGACTTCGCGCGGCGGCTCATGCGCTCGGGCGGCATCGCGCACGTCGAGGACTGCGTGATCGTCCACCGGGGCGCGGCGTCGGGAGGCCGGACCAACCACGTGCGGCTCGGCTACTCGCAGATGATGAACCCGATCTACCTGCATCGCTCGGGAAGCTTCCCGCTCTGGCTTGCCGCATGGGAGGTCTTCCGCCCGACCTCGAAGAACGTCGTGCACTCGATCGGAGGCCCCGCCGCCGAGTGGCGACGCGAACGGCTCAAGGGCAACGGCATGGCGCTCGGGGACGTGCTCCGCGGCCGCCTCACACCGGAGCGGATCACCGCGCTGTAG
- a CDS encoding lipopolysaccharide biosynthesis protein, which translates to MTPVDTREPGFRRAAVLMTATSFLVPAAGVITAPILAQGLGAEGRGILAAALAPSALMLNLATLGLPDALTYHLARWPSVTRRVTAWASLATILLGVLSVGATALLLPVLSADDSELSRLILIASASTIPALVVGVLRGAAVGRQLWKYIAIERVILTLGRVVLFGALFWTGTLTVFTAVIVNVALPVAAGVVYVVVTRRPPADMDKPGLESTSARPVFAYGLRVWWGSVASMTLSRLAPLIMVPLSTAYDLGLYTVATTISDLPLIVALAVQGALFGVGSRDRNAARVTDTARLTALLAIAGSTAIALTLPWWLVPLFGADFSGALGPTILLLASACLCVPGLMAAGGLSSFGRPELRSAGLLLTLIVYLLAFVLLVPLYGVWGAAWTSVIGNIVMSSFMIAKASRVLEVSPWRFVAITWADVRRTWDLGMQSARVVLRRLGR; encoded by the coding sequence GTGACGCCTGTCGACACGCGCGAGCCCGGCTTCCGACGGGCCGCGGTCCTCATGACCGCGACCAGTTTCCTGGTGCCCGCCGCGGGCGTCATCACCGCTCCGATCCTGGCCCAGGGGCTGGGCGCCGAGGGCCGCGGCATCCTGGCCGCGGCGCTCGCCCCCTCCGCGCTCATGCTCAACCTCGCGACGCTCGGCCTCCCCGACGCCCTGACCTACCACCTGGCGCGCTGGCCGAGCGTGACGCGGCGCGTCACCGCGTGGGCGTCGCTGGCCACGATCCTGCTCGGCGTGCTCTCCGTCGGGGCGACGGCGCTGCTCCTGCCCGTGCTCTCGGCCGACGACTCGGAGCTGTCACGGCTCATCCTCATCGCGAGCGCCTCGACGATCCCCGCGCTCGTGGTCGGCGTGCTGCGCGGCGCCGCCGTGGGCCGACAGCTCTGGAAGTACATCGCGATCGAACGGGTGATCCTCACGCTCGGGCGCGTCGTGCTCTTCGGCGCCCTGTTCTGGACCGGCACGCTGACCGTGTTCACCGCGGTGATCGTCAACGTGGCGCTGCCCGTGGCCGCCGGCGTCGTCTACGTCGTCGTGACCCGGCGCCCACCTGCCGACATGGACAAGCCCGGGCTCGAGTCGACATCGGCACGACCGGTCTTCGCCTACGGCCTCCGAGTGTGGTGGGGCTCCGTCGCGTCGATGACGCTCTCCCGGCTCGCGCCGCTGATCATGGTGCCGCTGTCGACCGCCTACGACCTCGGCCTCTACACAGTCGCCACCACGATCTCGGACCTCCCGCTCATCGTCGCGCTCGCCGTGCAGGGCGCGCTGTTCGGGGTGGGCTCGCGCGACCGGAATGCCGCGCGGGTCACAGATACCGCGCGCCTCACCGCCCTGCTCGCGATCGCGGGATCCACGGCGATCGCACTGACGCTGCCGTGGTGGCTCGTGCCGCTCTTCGGCGCCGACTTCTCCGGTGCGCTCGGCCCGACGATCCTGCTGCTCGCCTCCGCGTGCCTGTGCGTGCCCGGGCTCATGGCCGCGGGAGGGCTGAGCTCGTTCGGCCGTCCGGAGCTGCGCAGCGCGGGCCTGCTGCTCACGCTGATCGTCTACCTGCTCGCCTTCGTGCTGCTGGTCCCGCTCTACGGGGTGTGGGGCGCGGCGTGGACCAGCGTGATCGGGAACATCGTCATGAGCTCGTTCATGATCGCCAAGGCGAGCAGGGTGCTCGAGGTGTCGCCGTGGCGCTTCGTCGCCATCACGTGGGCCGACGTGCGCCGCACCTGGGACCTCGGGATGCAGTCGGCCCGGGTGGTGCTCAGGCGTCTGGGCCGTTGA
- a CDS encoding glycosyltransferase family 1 protein has translation MTAPTVTDTRALIVNGAFRPQRVTGQQRYAIEIADRLVEDHGFGERAPQGGWLGSAAKEWAWTMLRLPTLTGGAVVVSLTARSPFTRRQVLVVHDLFVLTNPEWFSRKYVLTHAPNLRAQLRTAAAVVAVSEPTAEAVRGRFDGTVVVAPNAPSDTFLRAGADDSTALESRGLRQDGYLLTVGSKDPRKNLPRLAEAYGLLPASVRKRFPLVVVGGGAAIYQGQRIDWPEGTVDAGYVSDEDLRDLYAGARAVVFPSMAEGFGLPLVEAAAAGAGSLVVSDLPVFRWICEDGAVYVDPSWPASIAAGLIDAVEGRAPAITIDLRRFDWNESAKVVAEVCADVARKR, from the coding sequence ATGACCGCACCGACCGTGACGGACACGCGGGCGCTGATCGTCAACGGCGCGTTCCGGCCCCAGCGGGTGACGGGCCAGCAGCGGTACGCGATCGAGATCGCGGACCGGCTCGTGGAGGACCACGGCTTCGGCGAGCGCGCGCCGCAGGGCGGCTGGCTCGGCTCCGCGGCCAAGGAGTGGGCATGGACGATGCTTCGCCTCCCCACGCTCACGGGCGGCGCCGTCGTGGTGTCGCTCACGGCGCGCTCCCCGTTCACGCGCCGACAGGTGCTCGTGGTGCACGACCTGTTCGTCCTCACCAACCCCGAGTGGTTCTCCCGCAAGTACGTCCTCACGCACGCACCCAACCTGCGTGCGCAGCTGCGCACGGCGGCCGCCGTCGTCGCGGTGAGCGAACCCACCGCCGAGGCGGTGCGAGGACGGTTCGACGGCACGGTCGTCGTGGCACCGAACGCCCCGAGCGACACCTTCTTGCGCGCGGGCGCGGACGATTCGACCGCGCTCGAGTCGCGTGGACTGCGACAGGACGGCTACCTCCTCACGGTCGGCAGCAAGGACCCCCGCAAGAACCTCCCGCGCCTGGCCGAGGCGTACGGCCTGCTGCCCGCGTCGGTGAGGAAGCGCTTCCCCCTCGTCGTCGTGGGAGGCGGCGCGGCGATCTATCAGGGCCAGCGCATCGACTGGCCCGAAGGCACCGTCGACGCCGGCTACGTCTCCGACGAGGATCTGCGGGATCTGTACGCGGGGGCGCGCGCAGTCGTGTTCCCCTCGATGGCGGAGGGATTCGGGCTGCCGCTGGTCGAGGCCGCGGCCGCGGGCGCGGGCTCGCTCGTCGTCTCCGACCTGCCGGTGTTCCGCTGGATCTGCGAGGACGGCGCGGTGTACGTGGATCCGTCCTGGCCGGCGTCGATCGCCGCGGGGCTCATCGACGCGGTCGAGGGACGCGCTCCCGCCATCACGATCGACCTGCGGCGCTTCGACTGGAACGAGTCCGCCAAGGTCGTGGCCGAGGTCTGCGCCGACGTAGCGAGGAAGCGATGA
- a CDS encoding glycine--tRNA ligase, translated as MAAPSRLDNVISLAKRRGFVFPCSEIYGGTRSAWDYGPLGVELKENIKRQWWRSMVTSRDDIVGLDSSVILAPQVWEASGHIKAFVDPLVECLSCHKRYREDHLLEEFEEKKGRAPEGGLAEIACANCGTRGQFTEPKMFNGLLRTYLGAASDDSGLHYLRPETAQGIFVNFENVMRASRQKPPFGIAQVGKSFRNEITPGNFIFRTREFEQMEMEFFVVPGTDEEWHQNWIDTRHAWYTDLGISADNLRLFEHPQEKLSHYSKRTVDIEYRFGFQGSEWGELEGIANRTDFDLSTHSEHSGKDLSYLDPATNERFVPYVIEPAAGLSRSLMAFLVEAYEEEQVPTAKGGTETRTVLRLDKRLAPVKAAVLPLSKSEELVPTAKALADELRQHWNIELDVTQSIGKRYRRQDEVGTPFCLTVDFDTKDDQAVTIRDRDTMQQERVALSKVSEYLAPKLLGA; from the coding sequence GTGGCCGCACCCAGCCGTCTCGACAACGTCATCTCGCTCGCGAAGCGTCGCGGCTTCGTCTTCCCCTGCAGCGAGATCTACGGCGGAACCCGGTCGGCGTGGGACTACGGACCCCTGGGCGTCGAGCTCAAGGAGAACATCAAGCGCCAGTGGTGGCGCTCGATGGTCACGAGCCGCGACGACATCGTCGGCCTCGACTCGTCCGTCATCCTCGCGCCGCAGGTGTGGGAGGCCTCGGGCCACATCAAGGCCTTCGTCGACCCGCTCGTCGAGTGCCTGTCCTGCCACAAGCGCTACCGCGAGGACCACCTGCTCGAGGAGTTCGAGGAGAAGAAGGGTCGCGCCCCCGAGGGCGGCCTCGCCGAGATCGCGTGCGCGAACTGCGGCACGCGCGGCCAGTTCACCGAGCCCAAGATGTTCAACGGCCTGCTGCGCACCTACCTCGGCGCCGCCTCGGACGACTCGGGTCTTCACTACCTGCGCCCCGAGACCGCGCAGGGCATCTTCGTGAACTTCGAGAACGTCATGCGTGCCTCGCGCCAGAAGCCCCCGTTCGGCATCGCCCAGGTCGGCAAGTCGTTCCGCAACGAGATCACGCCCGGAAACTTCATCTTCCGCACGCGCGAGTTCGAGCAGATGGAGATGGAGTTCTTCGTCGTCCCCGGCACCGACGAGGAGTGGCACCAGAACTGGATCGACACGCGTCACGCCTGGTACACGGACCTCGGCATCTCTGCGGACAACCTGCGCCTGTTCGAGCACCCGCAGGAGAAGCTGTCGCACTACTCTAAGCGCACCGTGGACATCGAGTACCGCTTCGGCTTCCAGGGCTCGGAGTGGGGCGAGCTCGAGGGCATCGCGAACCGCACCGACTTCGACCTGTCGACGCACTCCGAGCACTCCGGCAAGGACCTCAGCTATCTCGACCCGGCCACGAACGAGCGCTTCGTGCCCTACGTCATCGAGCCCGCGGCCGGACTGAGCCGGTCCCTCATGGCGTTCCTCGTCGAGGCCTACGAGGAGGAGCAGGTGCCCACCGCCAAGGGCGGCACCGAGACCCGCACCGTGCTGCGCCTCGACAAGCGCCTCGCGCCGGTCAAGGCCGCGGTGCTGCCGCTGTCCAAGTCGGAGGAGCTCGTGCCGACCGCGAAGGCGCTCGCCGACGAGCTGCGCCAGCACTGGAACATCGAGCTCGACGTCACGCAGTCGATCGGCAAGCGCTACCGCCGCCAGGACGAGGTCGGCACGCCGTTCTGCCTCACGGTCGACTTCGACACCAAGGACGACCAGGCCGTGACGATCCGCGACCGCGACACCATGCAGCAGGAGCGCGTCGCGCTCAGCAAGGTGTCCGAGTACCTCGCGCCGAAGCTCCTCGGCGCCTGA
- a CDS encoding glycosyltransferase has translation MGGVLVHEWLAPAGGSENVFEAMGRIYPDADMLCLWDDSEGRFTSERLKQTWLARTPLRRSKAAALPLMPLAWRTQRGPDYDWALISSHAFAHHVNFGRPDMPRYVYVHTPARYVWTPDLDKRGDGRAARMVASALKGPDRKRAAEGARFAANSAFVRQRIADTWGAEADVIHPPVDVEMIQSRDWSQTLDAEESAVLESLPSTFILGASRFIPYKELDVVIQAGEACGLPVVLAGNGPELPRLQQIAEEASVPVTFVLSPSSPLLWSLFARAAVYVFPAVEDFGIMPVEAMAAGAPVVARDVGGTAESVVPGMTGALTSFESPSAVAAAVEKAMATSAEDRRAHAQRFSQSRFAYEIREWVGA, from the coding sequence ATGGGCGGGGTTCTGGTACATGAGTGGCTCGCACCCGCGGGGGGCAGCGAGAACGTCTTCGAGGCGATGGGGCGCATCTACCCCGACGCGGACATGTTGTGCCTCTGGGACGACTCCGAGGGCCGCTTCACGTCCGAGCGCCTCAAGCAGACCTGGCTCGCGAGGACGCCGCTGCGCAGGAGCAAGGCGGCGGCACTGCCCCTGATGCCGCTCGCGTGGCGCACCCAGCGCGGCCCGGACTACGACTGGGCGCTCATCAGCTCACACGCCTTCGCCCACCATGTGAACTTCGGCAGGCCAGACATGCCTCGGTACGTGTACGTGCACACCCCCGCCCGCTACGTGTGGACTCCGGATCTCGACAAGCGTGGAGACGGGAGGGCCGCGAGGATGGTCGCGTCCGCGCTCAAGGGCCCCGACCGCAAGCGCGCCGCCGAGGGGGCGCGCTTCGCCGCCAACAGCGCCTTCGTGCGCCAGCGCATCGCGGACACGTGGGGCGCCGAGGCCGACGTGATCCACCCTCCGGTGGACGTCGAGATGATCCAGTCGCGCGACTGGTCCCAGACGCTCGACGCCGAGGAGTCAGCGGTGCTCGAGAGCCTCCCGTCGACGTTCATCCTGGGCGCGTCTCGGTTCATCCCCTACAAGGAGCTCGACGTCGTGATCCAGGCGGGCGAGGCGTGTGGCCTTCCGGTCGTGCTCGCAGGCAACGGGCCCGAGCTCCCGCGCCTGCAGCAGATCGCGGAGGAGGCGAGCGTGCCCGTCACGTTCGTCCTGTCGCCGTCGAGCCCGCTGCTGTGGTCGTTGTTCGCCCGCGCCGCGGTCTACGTGTTCCCCGCCGTCGAGGACTTCGGCATCATGCCGGTCGAGGCGATGGCCGCCGGCGCTCCGGTCGTGGCCCGCGACGTCGGAGGTACCGCGGAGTCGGTGGTGCCTGGCATGACCGGGGCGCTCACGTCCTTCGAGTCTCCCTCCGCCGTGGCCGCCGCGGTGGAGAAGGCGATGGCGACGTCGGCCGAGGACCGCCGCGCGCACGCCCAGAGATTCTCGCAGTCCAGGTTCGCCTACGAGATCCGTGAGTGGGTGGGAGCATGA
- a CDS encoding HAD family hydrolase: MSVEVLRAAVSAPTTTVLSLDIFDTVVLRDGTTQAFRFVEAATLAARRLGVDPGPLTELRLVSHDNAYRAIQMERPGADARFASLCRAVTAPLGLGAHGAAVLAECELEADIARLKPNPAALALISDARAKARRVIAVSDTWYSADDIARLLDAVVGEQPFDAIYTSADLGTSKQGGGMFDRVAVLEGCPPGEFLHVGDTLEADQVNAAAAGWNAAHLPRSHWYTLQRVWWKLRTIPLQLKAIL; this comes from the coding sequence TTGAGCGTAGAAGTGCTGAGGGCCGCGGTCTCCGCTCCCACGACGACCGTCCTGTCCCTGGACATCTTCGACACGGTGGTGCTGCGCGACGGCACGACTCAGGCGTTCCGGTTCGTCGAGGCGGCGACCCTCGCCGCGCGCCGACTGGGCGTCGACCCGGGTCCGCTGACGGAGCTGAGGCTCGTGTCTCACGACAACGCCTACCGGGCGATCCAGATGGAGCGACCCGGCGCGGACGCGCGATTCGCCTCGCTGTGCCGCGCGGTCACCGCCCCGCTCGGTCTCGGTGCCCATGGCGCGGCGGTGCTCGCCGAGTGCGAGCTCGAGGCCGACATCGCTCGGCTCAAGCCGAATCCCGCGGCCCTCGCACTGATCTCGGACGCGCGTGCGAAGGCGAGGCGCGTCATCGCGGTGAGCGACACCTGGTACTCGGCCGACGACATCGCGCGCCTGCTCGACGCGGTCGTGGGGGAGCAGCCCTTCGACGCGATCTACACGAGCGCGGATCTGGGCACCTCGAAGCAAGGGGGCGGGATGTTTGATCGCGTCGCGGTGCTTGAGGGATGCCCTCCCGGCGAGTTCCTCCACGTCGGCGACACGCTCGAGGCGGACCAGGTCAACGCCGCCGCGGCAGGGTGGAACGCGGCGCACCTGCCGCGCTCGCACTGGTACACCCTCCAGAGGGTGTGGTGGAAGCTGCGGACGATTCCTCTCCAGCTGAAGGCGATCCTCTGA